DNA from Amycolatopsis sp. DSM 110486:
GGGCAGGGTAGACGGCAAGGTCGCACTGGTCACCGGGGGCGCGGCGGGCATCGGCCGCGAGACCGCGTACACGCTCGCGCGTGAAGGCGCGACCGTGGTGGTCGCGGACATCAACGAGGACGGCGCCAAGCTCGTGGCCGAGAAGATCGGCGACGCGGCGAGCGCCGTGCGATTCGACGCCACAGATCAGCAGTCCGTTGAGGACATGGTCGCCGCGGTGATCGAACGCCATGGCCGCGTGGACGTGATCCACAACAACGCCGCGCTCGTGGGTCCCGACGCGTGGTTCGGCGACACCACGGTGATCGACACGGACATCGCGCTGTGGGACCGGGCGTTCGCCACAAACGTACGGAGCATCTTCCTGGTGTGCAAATTCGCACTTCCGCACATGGTCGAGGCCGGCCGGGGCGGTTCGATTGTGAACATGGCATCGATCGGCGGGTTGCGCGGGAGCGCCGGGCTCACTGCGTACGGCACCACCAAGGCCGCCGTTGTCGGGCTGACGCGGTACATCGCGGCGCAGCACGGACGTCAGGGCATCCGCTGCAACGCGATCGCCCCGGGCGTGATCCAGACCCAGCAGCTGCTCGACGCTGTGCCCGATCTCCCGGAGAAGTCGCTGGCCGGCACCGCGTCGCCGCGCGCCGGGCTGCCGTCGGACATCGCGAACATGGTGCTGTACCTGGCTTCCGACGAGTCGGCGTTCGTCAACGGCGAGACCTACCGCGTCGACGGCGGCTCCATGGCAGCGGGCTGAACCCCCTACTCCTTCGAAAGGCAGGTACGCACGTGAAGTTCCACTGGTTCGCGCAGCAGTACTACACCAAGCTCCCCGACGACTACGGCAGCACCGTACACAGCTCGTGGGTCACGCCTCCGGCGTCGGTGGCCGACCCGTCGCAGGTGCACGAGGATTACCACACCTACCTGCGCCTGATGCAGCAGGCCGACGGCCTCGGCTGGGACTCCCTGTTGTTGAACGAACACCATCAAACATCACTCGCGATGACGCCGTCGCCCAACCTGATCGCCGCCGTCCTCGCCGGAACCACGCAGAACTCCGCGATCGCGCTGTGCGGCAACTCGCTGGCGCTGTACAACCCGCCGGTGCGCGTGGCCGAGGAGATCGCGATGCTCGACTGCCTCTCCGGCGGCCGCATCATCGCCGGCATGGTGTTCGGCACTCCCATGGACACGGGCTTCTCGTACGGCGTCCCGCCGATCGAGCTCCGCGACCGCTTCCACGAAGCCCGCGACCTCATCACCCGCGCGTGGAAGGCCGAGGAACCGTTCCCCTTCAACGGGAAGTACACCAAACTGCGCTACGTCAACACGTGGCCGCGGCCGGTGCAGGACGAGATTCCTGTGTGGATTCCGGGCAGCGGCAGCGTGGAGACGTGGGACGTGGTCAACGCCTTCAACTACTGCTACGGCTACCTCTCGTTCAGCGGCAAGCAGAGCGCCGAGCCGATCGTGAAGGGCTTCTGGGACTACACCGAGCAGCAGGGCGCCGACACGAACCCGAACCGCATGGCGTTCACGCAGATCATCTGCTGCGCCGACAGCGACGCCGAGGCCGAGCGGCTCTACGGCGACGCCGTGAAGTACTTCTACCGCCAGAACCCGACGGCACTGGAGTTCGCGACACCGCCGGGCTACAACTCGCTGCCGTCGATCCGGGCCAACCTTACGCGGGCGCGCACGATGTCCAATGAGGAACGCATGAAGGCCCAGAACGGCGAACTGTCCTTCTGGGAGTATGACGAGCTCGGCTACATCATCGCCGGCACGCCGGAGCGGGTGGAGCAGCGCGTGCGCGACCTCGTGACGGATCTGCGGATCGGCCAGCTCATCACGTGCATGCACGTGGGCAACCTGCCCGAAGAGGTCGCGGCGATGAACAACCAGCTGTTCGGCACTCAGGTGATCCCGAAGCTGCGGGACATCTGGGCCGGCCTCGAGGACCGCTGGACACCCAAGGTGAGCCAGCAGCGGATTGCGGAACGCTTCCCCTCCGCGGTCACCGCGGGCTGAACCGCCGAAGGGGCTTCCCCGCGCGGTGCGGGGAAGCCCTTCTTCAGCGCTTGTGCGTCAGGACACCGGATCGGTGGTCCGGGCCGGCAGCGTCGGCTCGAGGTCACCCGCCACGGCCTGGTGCACTCGTACCTCTTTGGACAGAAGGACCGGGATGATGGACACGGCGAACAGAATCGCACCGACGATCCAGATGGTGTCGAGCTGGCCGCGGCCCGACACCGAAGTGTCGATCCACTTCCCGCTCTGGTCGGTGATCACCCAGCCGACCGCGACCTGCATGGCCGCCGACGCGCCGTTGAGCGTGCCGGTGACCTCCGGCCGGGCGATGCCGGACCAGTAGCTGTTGACCGTGCCCCAGAACATCGGATCGCAGAGGAAGGCGAAGGCCCCGATGAAGAATCCCCACAGGACCCACGTCGAGTCGTGCAGCAGCACACCCATCAGGAACCCGACCGCGCCACAGGCCGGGCCGAGCACCAGCCACGGCCGCGTGCGGCCGCCGAAGAACCG
Protein-coding regions in this window:
- a CDS encoding SDR family NAD(P)-dependent oxidoreductase, which codes for MGRVDGKVALVTGGAAGIGRETAYTLAREGATVVVADINEDGAKLVAEKIGDAASAVRFDATDQQSVEDMVAAVIERHGRVDVIHNNAALVGPDAWFGDTTVIDTDIALWDRAFATNVRSIFLVCKFALPHMVEAGRGGSIVNMASIGGLRGSAGLTAYGTTKAAVVGLTRYIAAQHGRQGIRCNAIAPGVIQTQQLLDAVPDLPEKSLAGTASPRAGLPSDIANMVLYLASDESAFVNGETYRVDGGSMAAG
- a CDS encoding LLM class flavin-dependent oxidoreductase is translated as MKFHWFAQQYYTKLPDDYGSTVHSSWVTPPASVADPSQVHEDYHTYLRLMQQADGLGWDSLLLNEHHQTSLAMTPSPNLIAAVLAGTTQNSAIALCGNSLALYNPPVRVAEEIAMLDCLSGGRIIAGMVFGTPMDTGFSYGVPPIELRDRFHEARDLITRAWKAEEPFPFNGKYTKLRYVNTWPRPVQDEIPVWIPGSGSVETWDVVNAFNYCYGYLSFSGKQSAEPIVKGFWDYTEQQGADTNPNRMAFTQIICCADSDAEAERLYGDAVKYFYRQNPTALEFATPPGYNSLPSIRANLTRARTMSNEERMKAQNGELSFWEYDELGYIIAGTPERVEQRVRDLVTDLRIGQLITCMHVGNLPEEVAAMNNQLFGTQVIPKLRDIWAGLEDRWTPKVSQQRIAERFPSAVTAG